The nucleotide sequence TTTGAGAACTGCCACAGGAGACACGCGGGTTGAGAACTCGCGCCGATCTGCGCGGCCCGAGATTCTAGTGCTGGCTCGCCACCCACACCTTCGCGAACTATGTTGGGAACACATGCAATGACCCACTCCGCATTATCACCTGAACCATTTGCGATCCTTGGGATGCCAAGGACTGGAACGCACTATCTCGAAGCGTTGCTAAATGAGCATCCGAACGTGTTGAGCAACGGCGAGTTACTCAACACGTATGATACAAATTGGCCCGATAAGGATCGCCTGCTACTGAGCGATTGCGAGCTCCTCGAGCTCGCCTATTTGCGTTTCCCGATGCGTAGCGACAAGAAGGTGACGCATGTTGGGTGCAAGATCAACGAACCTCAGTTTCAGGAACGTCCGGACTTTTTTGACGAGCTGTCCCGTTGGCCGGGGCTCAAGGTCATTTTCTTGTCTCGCAGAAATACCTTGGAGTCCCTGCGGTCCCTGGTGCAGGCAAGGCAAACCCGCCAGTGGCTGAAATTCAGTTCGGATGACGATGCGGCTCCGCCGCCACGGGTCGAGTTGCCGATCGCCTCCTGCGAGGCCTACTTCAAGGCCGCCGACGATTTCCACGCTCGGGTCGAGCATGCGTTCGCTTCGGCCAGCTTACTTGAGATCGAGTACGAGAGGCTCCTTCGTGAACCCGCCGCATGCTTGGAAACGATTTGGGATTTTTTGGGCGTTCCATCGCATCAGCTTTCTGGCCGCGCGATCCTTGAGCGCCAGGAATCGCGGCCGCTGAACGAAACGGTAGAGAATTTCGACGCGTTGCGGCGCCACTTCGCAGACGGACCTTACGCGAGATTCTTCGAGATGATGACGCATTAGTCCCAAAGGGATAATCAATATGTCTCTTGGCAACCTCCAACGTCTTGAAGCGGAAGCAATTCATGTGCTTCGAGAAGTCGTTGCAACGTTTTCCAACCCGGTTGTGCTTTATTCCATCGGCAAGGACTCATCGGTTTTGCTGCATCTGGCGATGAAGGCGTTCTACCCGGCCAAACCACCTTTTCCCTTCCTGCACGTTGATACCAAATGGAAGTTCCGGGAGATGATCGAGTTTCGTGACCGGATGGCACGCGAACTCGAGTTCGACCTTCTGGTGCACGTCAATCAGGACGGGATCGATCAGGGAATTGGGCCTTTCACCCACGGGTCCAACGTCCACACCCACGCCATGAAGACGACGGCGCTCAGGCAGGCGCTGGAGAAATACGGTTTTGACGCAGCGCTCGCCGGAGCGCGGCGCGACGAGGAGAAGTCGCGGGCCAAGGAGCGCATCTTCTCGATCCGTAACGCTCAGCATGGCTGGGATCCGAAGCATCAGCGGCCCGAGATGTGGAAGACCTATAACGCGCGCGTCGGGCCGGGCGAGACGATGCGAGTCTTCCCGCTGTCCAACTGGACCGAGTTCGACATCTGGCAATATATCCTGCGCGAGACGATTCCGATCGTGCCGCTCTATTTCGCGGCGCGCCGGCCGGTGGTGCGGCGCGACGGCGCGCTGATCATGATCGATGACGGCCGCATGCCGATCCAGCCTGGAGAAGAGGTCGCGGAGCGCCTGGTGCGTTTCCGCACCCTCGGCTGCTATCCGCTGACCGGCGCAGTTGAATCCGACGCTGCCACGGTTCCGGACATCTTGCGGGAAATGCTGACGGTGCGCACGTCGGAACGGCAAAGCCGCCTGATCGACTCGGACGAAGTCGGGGCGATGGAGAAAAAGAAGCGGGAGGGGTACTTCTGATGTCGTATCTTCAAACTGTGCCGCCGCATGACATCGAGGCGCATCTGACCGAGCACGACAAAAAGTCGATCCTGAGGTTCATCACGTGTGGCTCGGTCGACGACGGCAAATCGACGCTGATCGGACGCTTGCTTTACGACGCGAAGCTGATCTTCGAGGATCAGTTGGCAAATCTCGGGCGCGTCGGTGCCGCCAACGGGAAGGAGATCGACCTCGCCCTGCTTCTCGATGGGCTCGAGGCGGAGCGTGAACAGCGCATCACCATCGACGTCGCCTACCGTTACTTCGCCACGTCGAAGCGAAAGTTCATCGTCGCCGACACTCCCGGCCATGAGGAATATACGCGCAACATGGTGACCGGCGCGTCGACGGCGGACCTGGCTATAATCTTGATCGACAGCCGCCGGGGCATTCTCCAGCAGACGCGGCGCCACTCCTATATTGCGTCGATGCTCGGCATCCGCCATGTCGTCGTGGCGGTCAACAAGATCGACCTCGTCGACTTCCGGCAATTGGTCTTCGACGAAATGGTCGCCGACTACATGGTCTTTGCCAAGGAACTGGGCTTTGCCAGCATCCAGCCCATCCCGATCTCCGCACGGTTC is from Rhizobium gallicum bv. gallicum R602sp and encodes:
- a CDS encoding sulfotransferase, whose translation is MTHSALSPEPFAILGMPRTGTHYLEALLNEHPNVLSNGELLNTYDTNWPDKDRLLLSDCELLELAYLRFPMRSDKKVTHVGCKINEPQFQERPDFFDELSRWPGLKVIFLSRRNTLESLRSLVQARQTRQWLKFSSDDDAAPPPRVELPIASCEAYFKAADDFHARVEHAFASASLLEIEYERLLREPAACLETIWDFLGVPSHQLSGRAILERQESRPLNETVENFDALRRHFADGPYARFFEMMTH
- the cysD gene encoding sulfate adenylyltransferase subunit CysD, which produces MSLGNLQRLEAEAIHVLREVVATFSNPVVLYSIGKDSSVLLHLAMKAFYPAKPPFPFLHVDTKWKFREMIEFRDRMARELEFDLLVHVNQDGIDQGIGPFTHGSNVHTHAMKTTALRQALEKYGFDAALAGARRDEEKSRAKERIFSIRNAQHGWDPKHQRPEMWKTYNARVGPGETMRVFPLSNWTEFDIWQYILRETIPIVPLYFAARRPVVRRDGALIMIDDGRMPIQPGEEVAERLVRFRTLGCYPLTGAVESDAATVPDILREMLTVRTSERQSRLIDSDEVGAMEKKKREGYF